In Lolium rigidum isolate FL_2022 chromosome 7, APGP_CSIRO_Lrig_0.1, whole genome shotgun sequence, the DNA window CGACGAAAACAAAGAAAACTAGGAGGAACGAAATTTGTTGTAGAAAAGGGAAAACATTTAAATAGTCTGAAATACACATTGAAATATGAAGTCAACCATTTTCTACCTCATCCGACCCAAATTAATTGATGCAactcaaaaatatatatatatatatatgccctcTTGCTCTGTTGTGAATTAGATGTtgcagatttatctaaattttaatGTATTTATGCACTAAAATGCGTATAGAACACGTGTATCAAGACAAATCTCCTACATCCATTTTTTGAGTACTTGTAGTGCACGTAATATATGGCTGCGCCAAATAAAAACTTGTATGTTTATAGGTTCTACTTTTGTTTAAATACCTTTTCTTTTGTACTAAGTGAATGCGTTTAAAATCATACAAAGTAACAATGTGTTTTTGggtttttttttgcatcaaatgTTTGTATGCTTGAGAGTTCGTCATGTCTTAGCTTTTTCATCCCTCGCTAGTAGCTAGTGCGGCTGATACATCTCATAAACATATCCtcttttgtcatcatatcattcatcttAAACCGATCAAGTATTATATTTCCGGGTTGATAAATTCTCCACATTGAACATTTGCAAAgtagataagagcatctccaccagcgagCCCAAAGTTTGTGGGGCTTCttctcaattcagaagtgcactgccgTATTGCGATGTTTTGCATATGAAGCTCCTCGAGATGCAGCCGATGACTACCTACGCATGGCGGAGTCGACATGCTCCAAAACTGTCTACAGATTTTGCCGAGCCATCATAACGGTGTTTGCTGGAGATTATCTGAGAGCACCGACGACATATGATACAACTCGGATCCTGGCACAAAATGCCACTCTCTCCTGACAACTTTGTCAACGCCGCCTCCCCGACATCCAGCTCCGGCAGGTCCAGCGGACCGCCAACACCACATTCCAGGACATGTAGTAACTATTGCACACGACTTCAAAATTGTGATTAATCTTCTCTTAAATGGTTTTAATATGCATCTAAATAAATTTTCTACAAATCCTTAAATTAACGTGCACCAATATAAATTTATAATTAACCTTTTAAATATCTACCATTTTTTCGTATACTTGGACATCGTATATAGTTCATTGTTGAGCATAGGTGTAAGAAAAGAATGTAATTAATTTATTCTTTCAAATGCATATTTGGATACATCTAATTGTTTGTTTACTAACCAGTCCACCCTATAAAAAGATGCAACCAATTTTCACATAAATGCCTACTATTTGAATATGCATCCAACTAATATGGCAATAAAAGTACGACAAAGTTGCATCCATAGAAATTTGTAATTAGTCTCATTAATCTCTTCTTTTGAATGCATATTTAGACATACATCAAATAGCTACTTTTTTACTGATGGGTCCACCCAATAAAAAGTTGCAATCAATTTCCTTGTAAATGCCTACTATTTGGAAATGCATCCAATTAATTTTTCCTATCATAGTTACATGTATTTAAGTGCCCTTGTTTCAGTTGTTTTGAATCAAGCTGACACCACCAACTCGCCAAAGTCCACatgaaccacatcgccatctcaaGCTCCAAATCTTCATCAATCATGAGGACATGCACCTTCCTCGTTGTTGTTGCCGCGATGATCTACGCCATTGCTACACCCGCCACGGGCTGCGGTGAGTCATATGGGACAACATCAATAGAAGGTGGATGGGAACCTATCCCGAACATCAATGACCAACATATTCAGGAGCTCGGCAGGTGGGCAGTTTTGGAGTTCCTCAAGCACGCGAACTGCGTGCTCAAGTTCAACAAGGTGGTGAGCGGCAGGGAGCAGGTCGTGTCTGGCATGAACTATGAGCTTGTCATCGACACGTCAGACCCCAGTGGAAAACTTGGCAGGTACAAGGCAGAGGTGTACGAGGAGGCGCGGACCAAGACACGCAAGCTCGTATCCTTCAGCAAGGCCAACTAGAGCAAGCGGCGGTGTCTTTGCTAGTAATAATACATGTGTCTTGAGATCATGTTAGCTGTTTTGATATATCCAATAAGTGTCAAATTATATGCATATATCTTAATGGTATTCTATAAATCGTCAATAGAGTGCTTGCAGGCTATGGTATACAATACAGTCTGATGCGGATGTACTCATGTACAACTATCccgagttctttttttttttttgagattaagTGGCCGCATTTTATTCAAACTTCAGCATCAAGTGCCAATAAGTTCCTTACATCAGCAGGTAAAACTCCTAACCAAGTTTTGCTAACCCTACTCATACGGCCTTCCTTAGCTAAATAATGAGCAACACCGTTACATCTACGACGAACGTGGATAACCGAAGATCTCTCAAACCCTCCAAGGAGTGCCTTGATCTCTTCGACAAGGGGACCGTGCCCAGAGCGATCCAAACCAGCACCATTCAGTTTGCCCACAACTCCAGCACAATCAGATTCCAACACCAGCTTCCTTGCCCCAATCTCCATCGCCAGCTGCGCCGCGCTTCTACAGGCAAGGAGCTCAGCTCTCTCCGGATCGATCACCTGCGGGAAAAAATGACTAGCCCCTGCAAGCGCCTCGCCATGGTGATCCCTGATGATCACACCACCGCCGCCGTGACCAAGCTCCGAAGAGAAAGCACCATCAGAATTGGCTTTGACCCAGCCAACCTCAGGAGGGAGCCGGTGCTCGATGGCGGCTCGAGGCTGTCGATCTTGGAGGAGCCTGGAGCGAGACCCACTCCTCCTGTAGAGCAACCACACGGCGTGCTAAAGCCTCCGGGTCTTCAATAGCCTTCTCATCCCGTGCTTCATTGCGCGCTAACCACATGTGATAAAGGGCCATCGACGCAATACTAAGCTCCCGTTCTTCCAACGCAGCGAACCAACTCAAGAGCCAAGCCTGCAGTTCCCTGTGTGACCTACAGTCGCTCGGCGGGGAGGCTAGCACTAACGATGTACAAGTGCGGATACGATCCCACATCTGCATAGAATGCGGACAGCCCCAGAAGCGATGAAACACTGTCTCCTCCCTACCGCAGACAGCACATCTCACTCCTTGCTTGATCTTTCTCCGCTGCAACTCGGCCCCAACCGCCAAACCATTCTTTGCCAATCTCCAGACATGTACTTTGACTTTACTCGGTACCTTGGCTGCCCACAGAGCCAACCATCCCTTGTGTTCAGTACAGTTCATCGACGGGCTGGCCCTTCCTGCCACCATATCTTTGAGGTGTTGTTTCAAGTGATACGCCGACCTCACACTAAACTGCCCATTTTTGGTGTAATTCCAAGCGACATAATCCTCTGTTCCAGCTCTACCTATGGGCACCTTCAGTATGTCTGCGACGTCTGCCTCGTAAAAGACCTCATTAAGCTTGGTAATATCCCAGCCAGCTCCGTTTGGCAGGAGGAGTTCCGACACCATCGTCACCTCCGTATCCGGCCTCCGACCCATCGGCCTTTGTAAGGAGGACCTCGGAATCCAATTCTGGTTCCATACTTCGATACTCTCCCCATTGCCAACCCTCCATACTAGCCCTTCCTTCAGAAGATTCCTTCCATGCAGAATACTTTTCCAAGTATATGATGCTCGCTTCGGACAAGTGGCATTCAGAAATGCACCACCCTTGAAGTATCTAGCACGAAGGACCCTTGCACAGAGCGACTCCGGATTGGTGACCATTCTCCAAGCCTGCTTGCCCAGTAAGGCCTGGTTAAAGTCATGATAATTTCGAAATCCCATGCCACCACTATCCCGAGTTCACTAATGTTGTTCTTTGCCTATATGTTGCTGATGGCTATACTGTTTTCAAATTAGGTAGCTGGCATTTCCTATCCCTGCAATTTCTTGGTCCGCGGCAATGGACCAAGAGCTTAGATATGTTTGCAGGTATAAAGCATCATCAAAGTTATCTGCTTTGTGCCCTGTCTTTGAAGAATAGACACACTTTAAAATAACGTTAAACAGTAAGATAGTAGAGGATAGTTTGCAATGATCGGATTTAAATATTCCCACGAATATATGGCGGCACAAAATTAAAACTTGTATGTTCATAGGTTCTACTTTTGTTTAAATACTTCCTCCATCTAAAAATAGATGTCTcacttttgtctagatacggatgcaTTTTTGACTAAAAATACATTTAAATCTAGATGAAGTTGAGACATCTATttttaaacggagggagtactttttattTTGTACTAAGTGAATGTGTTTAAAATCACACAAAGTATCAATGTGTTCGGACTATTTTGATTTATTTGCATCAAATGTTTGTATGCTTCAGAGTTCATCTGTCTTACCTTTTTCATCCCTCGCTAGTCTCTAGTGCGGCTGATACATCATCAGTGGTGGATCCAAGATTTTCATCAAGTCTGGACGCACTGTAAGATCGGCTAAATTTTCATCAAAATATTTACTCGTATCAAATTTTCATCAAAATAAGGTCTTACCATTTCTCATGTTTCTTTATATTAACATAAAAGGGGAACGAAAGAAAagcattaaaactttcaaaaaatCGCCTGTGCTCTCCGAATAAAACTCAACGAATTTTCTCTCATCGCCCCGTTGGTCTCTCTAGCTATCCTAGTCAACAGAATCCTAATCCTCACACGCAAGTGGACACTCTATCAGCCAGGAACCATAAACAAGTCCAGGTTCATAGAGCACACTATTAATAGCAGCGACGCTTACTTTCTGTTCTTCCACGACGGCTTAAACCTCCGGCGATTCCCCCGATCTGTTCGACCACCTCGCCGCCGCACCACCTAGCCATGGCCACcgcggcggagctggaggcgcagggcTTCCGCCCGCTCGACGAGACCTCCCTCGTGGCCTACATCCGCGCCACGCCCGCGCTCGCCGCCAGCCTCGGCGGCCGCGTCGACGCCCTCGAGGTCAAGGAGGTCGGCGACGGCAACCTCAACTTCGTCTACATCGTCCTCTCCGACGCCGGCTCCGTCGTCGTCAAGCAGGTCAGTCCCgtcccctctcctccacccaacccAACACAGCGCTCGATAGCTCTTGAATCTCGTCCCCCGCTGACTGACTGACCGACCAACCGAATCCGTCTTCGACCCAGGCGCTGCCGTACATCCGCTGCGTGGGGGACTCATGGCCGATGACGAGGGAGCGGGCCTACTTCGAGGCCTCCGCGCTGCAGGAGCACGGCCGCCTCTGCCCGGACCACGTGCCGGAGGTCTACCACTTCGACCGCGCCATGTCGCTCATCGGGATGCGCTACATCAGGCCGCCGCACATCATCCTCCGCAAGGGCCTCATCGCCGGCGTCCAGTACCCGCTGCTCGCCGAGCACATGGCAGAGTACATGGCCAGGACCCTCTTCTTCACCTCCCTCCTCTACAACTCCACCACGGATCACAAGAAGCGAGGTGGGGTTTGCTTGCTCGCTTGAGTTCAGTCGGTGTCTGCGCCTGCCTGAATTTGATGTCatgtctgaatttttatgctgTGAAATGAACTGCAGTTGCTCAGTACTGTGGGAACGTGGAGCTGTGCAGGCTCACAGAGCAGGTCGTGTTCTCGGACCCGTACAGGGTCTCCAAATTCAACCACTGGACCTCGCCGTTCCTCGACAAGGACGCCGAAGCGGTTCGAGGGGATGATGGGCTGAAGTTGGAAATTGCCGAACTAAAGTCAATGTAATTAGCTCTGAATTTACGCAATTCAGTGTTACATATCATGTTTCTTACTCAAATTTGTAACTGCAGATTTATCGAGAGAGCACAGGCTCTGATTCATGGAGATCTCCATACTGGTTCCATCATGGTGACCACAGATTCCACTCAAGTGATTGATCCGGAGTTTGCGTTCTACGGGCCGATGGGTTACGACATTGGCGCTTTCTTGGGGAACCTGATTCTGGCATACTTTGCGCAGGATGGCCAGGCTGACCAAGCAAACGACCGTAAAGTATGACTTGTTAACTTAGTCTTATTTCCATCCATTTTTACTCTAACACTAGTGTATGACATGCTCATTTTGCTATAGGCCTCTTATATATGTTCCTTGACTAGTACTATACTACTATGTTATCtgtgtttttttgtgtgtgtttctaTCCAGTGTTTTCTTTCTGGCTTACTGGTGTGGAATAGTTTATGCACTAAATTTCGTATCAATCTACTAATGTTTTCTTCTCATGCCTACTTTTTGTTAACAAATTATGTGGGGTAAATGTTTTGAATCTGATAAATATTAATGTTATGAAATGAAAGGATGTATATACCCAGCTTAAATATGATGCTGATCTCCTGTAGAAGAATTAATAATTTATGCCATAAGATAATGATGCTGTAGACTCTACCTGTCATAAAGTGGAGGTTAGGTGGCTGAGAAAGAGTTTATCAACTAAAAGTCCATAAGCATCTTTGGCATGTTCAGTATTCCTCAATGGCAGTTGCCTATGTTCCAGGATTACAAGGAGTGGATATTGAAAACCATCGAGGAGTCATGGAATTTGTTCCAACAGAAATTTGTGGGACTGTGGAATAAACACAAAGATGGGAATGGGGAGGCATTCCTGCCCGCCATATACAACAACCCGGAGCTTTTGAGCGTTGCACAGAAGAAGTACATGACCAGTCTGTTTCATGATAGTCTTGGATTTGGTTCGGCCAAAATGATCCGGTAATTACTCACTAATATTCAATTACTTGCTGAAGCTGAAATCTCATCTACTTCTAGACTACAGTGATATGTCAAAGCTTCTCTTTAACTGAAATGATTCCAGGGTGCATTAAGTTAGTCTCGTGCATAGGTTTCAGGTTACAGTTCTGACACGGTGTCCTTTTTTCATAATGGCCGAACAAATTTCCCAGCACAATAGAAAAATTGATTAAATGTATACTTTACAATGAGAAGATTATCATAGAGAGCTTACAAAATATACTTGATGTTCCATGTGCAGGAGAATAGTTGGAATTGCTCATGTCGAGGATTTCGATTCGATTGAGGATGCCAGCAAGAGAGCATCCTGCGAGCGCCGTGCGCTTGATTGCGCAAAGGCGATCCTGAAGGGACGACGCCAGTTTGAGAGCATCGACCAAGTAATTGCGCTCATCCGATCAATAACTCACGACTAAGAGAAGGCCAGCAGTCTGTTTTGTGGTTCTAGTCGAGGAGACCCTCTAGTCCGTCCGTCAGAGTTTATCATGATCAACTACGCACGCTCTATCGATGAACTCACCTTGTAAAAAACGTCATTGAGCGTCTTATCTATGTTTTTTGTATTGGGATATGGCAAGGAAACCGCTTTCATCGGTACTACTTTGGAAGTGTTGAGACCGACCTGGGTGTATTTCTAGTGTATGTACTGCAGGCCTTCCGGCATATCTGTTAGCTGAATAAGTGCAGTCCCAAAGCTGCACGCCTGCACCGGCCTGTATCTAAAGCCTACGAATTGTTAGTCAAGAGAGCTAAATGGAAGGACCAATGCTTCATTTGTTTCCTAAATGGAATGAATCTTTCTACTGATGCATGTCCATTGTCCAATGGAAAAATAGTTAGTGTGTAACCTGCTCAATTAACTCTCAAGCTATGCATTGCTGATTGCTCCACGCATACTAGAGGGATTAACCTGGCCAATCTTCTTAGGATCTCAGACGTGGACAAGTTTGTGCTTTGGGAGGGAACATTGTTAGAAACCATAGTCCTTGAACCCTCTATTCAAACTAGTTTGTAGAACAACCGCGAGAGATGATTGTTTGGAGTCTTTCAGAGAGGAAATGTCAGCTttaagacaaattatcagcacttCTGGTTGCCGTGTCTCCCTCACAGCAGACATGTGGACTTCAGTTTAGAGACTTGGATACCTCTGTGTTACTTGCTGATAcgcccaatttgcatcactattttgtattataatctactgttatttattgatatatttcatatttagacatgatacttatgttattttttatctatttttgcatgtttgatgattttcaagggatttgctgCAGGAGctggaattctgctggaaaagtggTCATCAGGGTACCATACTTCGGAAGATCAGAAAATTCCAGAAACTTTcacgaagatcttattttcccgGATGACGGAGATAGGCAGAAGGAGGACCTAAGGGGACCACCATTGGGCAATACAATGCccaggcgcgggccctgccctggccgcgcctggggCATGTATGGCCGCCCTGGCCCACATCTGACGCAGCCCTTTCGCGTATATCATCCCCacgaaaacctaagatcgggAGGGAGCTCgcagaaatattccgccgccgctacgaggcggaaaacaccagagagagaaaagctcttcGACGGATAGGAATCtgccgggggaaattccctcccggagggggaaatcgtcgccatcgccaccgccatcgagctggacttcatcgtgatcatcatcctcatcatctccaccatcagcaccatcatcaccgccgtctccacctcgTCCCGCTGTAACTATTTGGGTTGTACCTCGCATATTTcgaaggggaaactctcccgctattgagtacttgttgtatttgatgatattgagtgaaaccatcggattaaggtttatgtccagattgttattcatcattttatacccactgatcatgttccatatgttgtcccgtgagtagttcgtttagttcttgaggacatgggagaagtcttgtgttagtagtggagctatgtgagtaatatgtattgatatgatatttaagttgtggtgttattcttctagtggtatcatgtgaacgtcgactacatgatacttcacctttatggacctaggggaatgcatcgtgtatttggctactaattgcggggttgccggagcgacagaaacctgaacccccgttaggaaaccattgcatgagggagcgtaggatctcagagtttaaggctgtggttagattttatcttaattaccttcttgtagttgcggatactTGCAagaggtttaatcacaagtatgtattatcctagtaagggtagtgcattagcataggttcacccacacaacacttaccatacCAATAGAGATTATT includes these proteins:
- the LOC124669828 gene encoding cysteine proteinase inhibitor 8-like, whose protein sequence is MRTCTFLVVVAAMIYAIATPATGCGESYGTTSIEGGWEPIPNINDQHIQELGRWAVLEFLKHANCVLKFNKVVSGREQVVSGMNYELVIDTSDPSGKLGRYKAEVYEEARTKTRKLVSFSKAN
- the LOC124675669 gene encoding methylthioribose kinase 1-like, with translation MATAAELEAQGFRPLDETSLVAYIRATPALAASLGGRVDALEVKEVGDGNLNFVYIVLSDAGSVVVKQALPYIRCVGDSWPMTRERAYFEASALQEHGRLCPDHVPEVYHFDRAMSLIGMRYIRPPHIILRKGLIAGVQYPLLAEHMAEYMARTLFFTSLLYNSTTDHKKRVAQYCGNVELCRLTEQVVFSDPYRVSKFNHWTSPFLDKDAEAVRGDDGLKLEIAELKSIFIERAQALIHGDLHTGSIMVTTDSTQVIDPEFAFYGPMGYDIGAFLGNLILAYFAQDGQADQANDRKDYKEWILKTIEESWNLFQQKFVGLWNKHKDGNGEAFLPAIYNNPELLSVAQKKYMTSLFHDSLGFGSAKMIRRIVGIAHVEDFDSIEDASKRASCERRALDCAKAILKGRRQFESIDQVIALIRSITHD